The following DNA comes from Sphingomonas flavescens.
GGGAGGGTAAGTTCGAAGCCGAAGCGCAACGGGTGCGGAAAGACGGCTCCCTGTTCTGGGCTCACGTGCTGATCGACCCCATCTATGATGAGACGGGCAAGCATGTCGGATTTGCCAAGATCACCCGCGACATCAGCGAGCGCAAGCACGCTGAGGAAGAATTGCGAAATACGCAGGAAGCGCTGTTGCAGTCGCAAAAGCTGCAGGCGCTTGGTGAGTTGGCAGGTGGGATCGCGCACGACTTCAACAATCTGCTGACCGTCATTCGCGGTTCGGCGGACTTTTTGCTGCGTCAGCCCGACCTGACACTGGACAAGCAGAAGCGATATCTCCACGTGATGCTGGAGACGTCGGAGCGGGCGGCGAGCCTGACCTCGCAACTGCTCGCCTTTGCCCGCCGCCAACCGCTCGAGCCTGAGGTGCTGGATCTGAGCGTCCGGTTGGACGCGATCAGTGAGATGCTGCAGCGAACACTCGGCAGCCGCTACGAGCTAGCGCTCGATTTCATGCCTGAATTGTGGCTGGTCGAGATCGACCCCACGGGACTGGAAGCGGCCTTGCTGAACGCGATCCTCAACGCGCGAGATGCCATGGCGGACGGCGGGCGGATCGATATTGCGCTCCGCAACAGCAAGCGCGATGGCGTTGAGGGCGTAAGCCTTACCGTGACCGATCACGGTGAGGGTATCCCAAAAGACAAGTTGGAGCGCGTTTTCGAGCCGTTCTTCACGACCAAGCCCACTGGCAAGGGCACCGGCCTCGGGCTCCCCCAGATCCACGGTTTTGCACTGCAATCGGGTGGCACCGCGGAAATCCGGTCAGAAGTCGGCCGTGGAACAACTGTAGAGATTTGGCTCCCTCGGACCAACAAAAGGTTGGAAGCGCGGGCTACCGATGGAAGCGGCCCAAAGGTCAAGCCGGGGCTGCGTGTTCTCCTGGTCGAAGACAGCGAGCACGTCCGCTATTTCGCGCATCAGCTTCTGACCGATCTTGGCTGTGAAGTTACGGAAACAGCGGACGCAGATCAGGCTCTTAGCAAGCTCGCGCAGCAGGATTTCGACGTAGTATTTTCCGACATCGTCATGCCCGGAAAAACCGGGCTTGAGCTGGCCGAGCTTGTTCGCAGCATTCGTCCGGACCTGCCGGTGCTGCTGGCCAGCGGCTACAGCAGCAAGCAGTTCATTCCCCTGGACCAGCGCCGGTTTCCGATCCTGCGCAAGCCTTATGACTACGAGGCGTTGGCCAGCGCGATCTCCCAACTGACGGATTGACGCAGGCAACGCGCTCGCCCGGCGTGAACGTATCGTCTACAGCGCGCAAATGCTCTCAATCCTCGTATTGGCCTCTGCGCCCCTCGCGAGCACGCCGCCCGATCGAGGCTGCTTGAGCCCGGATGCCGCTGCCGTAGTGGTGTGTGGGCGGGCGGCACAACAATATCGGATCGACCCGAACGTCGCGGCTGCTGCGCGACAAACCGATCGGGATCTTCAAAGCGCCTCGTCGGCGACACCCGCTGCACAGGCCGCGTGCGCGCGTTCGCCGATGGGATGCGGCAAAGGGCTCGACAGCCTGGATCTCGCAAACGTTGGCCTGGTCGTCGGCACAATGGCCGTGAAGGCGGCCACCGGAAAGGATTGGGCCGAACCGCTACGACCGGCAGGGCCCGGCGAATACCAGCGGTATCGCGAGGCAAAGCAAATGCGCGAGGAACGCGAGGCAAACCGGGCCGCGCGGGCGCTGCGGGACAAGGCACGCAACGCCGCCGAGCAGCAGCATTAGCTGCGCATTCAACCATGTGAATGCGCCCCGATCCGCGGGACTTCACCACACAGCCGCCATAACGAGGAAACGAAATGCTTGACTGGAAGCTGACCGGCTACCTGATTTCCAGCATCAGCGTATTGTTGCTTGGTGCGTCCGGCTGGCCCGGTGCGGAGCAAGCCGCGTGGAAACTGCCGGCACTTCTTGGCGGCATGGCGACGTCGATCGTGGGCATGGCATGCCGCGAATATTCGCACCGCCAGGAAAAGGCGGCGATTGCTTACGCCAAGCGCGAAGCAAAGAAGCGGTAGAAGTGTAGGCGACCCGACGGAACACAAGCGGAGCACGCGCGCTTCCTGCGCAAACAGGAGGAGCGTGGCCATGGCCGATAAACAGGATGCAATTGCGCTGCTTAAGGCGGATCATCGCGAAGTCGAAGAGCTGTTCGAACAGTTCGAGAAGGCAGCGGGCGACGGGCGCAAGCAGAAGCTCGCCGAGCAAATCTGCCTGCAGCTGTCAGTCCATTCCGCGATCGAGGAAGAGATTTTCTATCCGGCGTGCGAGGGCAAGGTCGAGGAAGATCTGCTCAAGGAATCCTACGTCGAGCATGACGGCGCCAAGGTGCTGATCGCGGAAATCCTGAATGGCGGCCCCGACGACGAATATTACGACAGCAAGGTCAAGGTGCTTAGCGAAGAGATCGAGCATCACGTCCAGGAGGAAGAAAAGCGCATGGAGGGCTTGTTTGCGCAAGCGCGCAAGGCGGGGCTCGACATGGACGCGCTTGGGGAACAGCTGGCGGCGCGCAAGCAGGAGCTGACCGCGGAGTATAAGGCGAGCGGCGTGCCCACACCGACGCTGACAACGATGGAATCGACGACCGTCTAATCCAGCTCAATCTGGTGGATTTTCGGAACCCCGATGATCCACCAGAGCGCGCCGAATGCGGCGACGGCGGCCGTAATGGTGCACGCCGTCGCATAGCCTGCGCGCTGAACGATAATGCCGGTCAGAATGGGGCCGAAAATTCCCGATGAGTTGCCGATCGCGTTTTGGATGCCGACCCAGGTGCCGACCGCGCGAGGCCCCGCGAACATCTGCGCAATGGCATAGGTGTTGAGCGAAAGGGCGCCTGTGGCGATGCCCGCGGTGCAAAGCAACATCGTGAGCTTCACCGGACTATCGGCGAAGGGCAGACAGAAAACCGCGGCGGCCGCGACAATCTGCCCCGCGAGCATCATGAAACGTCTTACGGCAGCTTCCGATCGACCCGAACGGGTCCACCAGTCAGAGACCAGACCCAGTGTTAGCGCCGCGACCGCCTGGGCAGCGTAGCCGAGCGTTGCGATCCAAGTCATTTCGGCAATGGATAGACCGCGCGACTTGGTCAGGAACAGCGGCAGCCAGCCAAGCAGGAAATAAAAGACGTAGTTGCTGGCGACATGGGCAATGGACATCGCCCATAGCGGCCACTGACGAAGGAGGTGGCGGGCGGGCACACTGACCTGCTGCGCACGATGATCCGGCGCCCCCACCCCGCGGCTAGCCCTTTGCCACGGCACGAGCCAGATCAGTGTCACGAGACCGAAGACGATGAAGATTGCCCGCCACCCATAGGCGCCGAGGATCATCCCCCCTGCGAGAGTTCCGGCGGCAGGGCCCAGGGCAATGCCAAGCGCCAGCGCCGAATTGGCTATGCCGCGTCGCTCAGCAGGCAGATGCGTGGCAATGATCTTAGAAGCACCGGGAAAGGCCACTGTTTCCCCCATGCCGAGGATCACGCGCAGGATCATCAACGGCGCAAAGGTCGACACGAAGCCCATCGCCAGCGTGGCCACGGCCCAAAGGAGGACGCCGGCCGCCATCAGCTTGAACACCGAGAAGCGATCGACCAGCCAGCCGACGAAAAGCTGGATCGGTGCGTAAACCCAGAAGAAGGCAGATAGGATGATACCGAAAGCTTCGGGGCTGAGCCTCAGCTCCGAAATCATCAGCGGCGCGGCAATGCCGATGGCGCCGCGGTCGACGTAGTTGAAGAAGACGGCGATGCCGAGCAGGGCAACGAGGAGCGTGCTGCTCCGCCGCGGCAGGGAGGCGGTCAGTAGCCGCCCTTCATTGCGTCGATCAGCCGGCCGACCATTCCCTTGTTGCGCGACGGCTTGACCACCGGACCCGCGATGTCGCGGATGTCGCCGCGGCCGCTGGCGG
Coding sequences within:
- a CDS encoding PAS domain S-box protein, yielding MRSTNTQDELTERRFELLVQSVTDYAIYMLDPTGRVVTWNAGAERFKGYSADEIVGQHFSRFFTPEDAAAGLPARALETAAREGRFEAEGWRLRKDGSRFWVHAILDPIRDDEGQLIGYAKITRDVTEKRRLEQARYESELQFRMLVQGVRDYAIYMLDPTGKITSWNSGAQAIKGYEEREIIGQHFSRFYTDADRKGGVPATALATALREGKFEAEAQRVRKDGSLFWAHVLIDPIYDETGKHVGFAKITRDISERKHAEEELRNTQEALLQSQKLQALGELAGGIAHDFNNLLTVIRGSADFLLRQPDLTLDKQKRYLHVMLETSERAASLTSQLLAFARRQPLEPEVLDLSVRLDAISEMLQRTLGSRYELALDFMPELWLVEIDPTGLEAALLNAILNARDAMADGGRIDIALRNSKRDGVEGVSLTVTDHGEGIPKDKLERVFEPFFTTKPTGKGTGLGLPQIHGFALQSGGTAEIRSEVGRGTTVEIWLPRTNKRLEARATDGSGPKVKPGLRVLLVEDSEHVRYFAHQLLTDLGCEVTETADADQALSKLAQQDFDVVFSDIVMPGKTGLELAELVRSIRPDLPVLLASGYSSKQFIPLDQRRFPILRKPYDYEALASAISQLTD
- a CDS encoding hemerythrin domain-containing protein; protein product: MADKQDAIALLKADHREVEELFEQFEKAAGDGRKQKLAEQICLQLSVHSAIEEEIFYPACEGKVEEDLLKESYVEHDGAKVLIAEILNGGPDDEYYDSKVKVLSEEIEHHVQEEEKRMEGLFAQARKAGLDMDALGEQLAARKQELTAEYKASGVPTPTLTTMESTTV
- a CDS encoding MFS transporter: MTASLPRRSSTLLVALLGIAVFFNYVDRGAIGIAAPLMISELRLSPEAFGIILSAFFWVYAPIQLFVGWLVDRFSVFKLMAAGVLLWAVATLAMGFVSTFAPLMILRVILGMGETVAFPGASKIIATHLPAERRGIANSALALGIALGPAAGTLAGGMILGAYGWRAIFIVFGLVTLIWLVPWQRASRGVGAPDHRAQQVSVPARHLLRQWPLWAMSIAHVASNYVFYFLLGWLPLFLTKSRGLSIAEMTWIATLGYAAQAVAALTLGLVSDWWTRSGRSEAAVRRFMMLAGQIVAAAAVFCLPFADSPVKLTMLLCTAGIATGALSLNTYAIAQMFAGPRAVGTWVGIQNAIGNSSGIFGPILTGIIVQRAGYATACTITAAVAAFGALWWIIGVPKIHQIELD